A region of Paenibacillus sp. JNUCC-31 DNA encodes the following proteins:
- a CDS encoding ABC transporter ATP-binding protein → MLQVEQLSHSFRNAQGPVPVLQDINLTIGKGQMVALLGSSGSGKSTLLNLMAGLMKPDQGRILIAGQDIVRFSENRLAEFRRSHIGFIFQSYELLSNLTIRENVELPLVFMGVSPSKRKSKALQLLEQVGLGDKVNLFPSQLSGGQQQRVSIARSLITEPSVIFADEPTGNLDTETEEEIIAILQQLNRDMNTTFVIVTHEAEVAEQMQAVLTLQHGMLVEEGVREV, encoded by the coding sequence ATGCTTCAAGTTGAACAGTTATCCCACTCGTTCCGAAATGCACAGGGACCTGTACCGGTGCTGCAAGATATCAATTTGACTATTGGTAAAGGCCAGATGGTTGCTCTGCTTGGCAGCTCAGGTTCGGGCAAATCAACGCTGCTGAATCTGATGGCCGGGCTCATGAAGCCGGATCAGGGCAGGATTTTAATAGCCGGACAGGATATCGTACGTTTCAGCGAAAATCGTCTGGCAGAGTTCAGGCGCAGCCATATCGGTTTTATTTTTCAATCCTATGAACTGCTGTCGAATCTTACGATTCGGGAAAATGTAGAGCTGCCGCTGGTGTTTATGGGGGTAAGCCCCTCGAAGCGAAAGTCCAAAGCGTTGCAATTGCTGGAACAGGTCGGTCTGGGTGATAAAGTGAACCTGTTCCCTTCCCAGCTGTCTGGCGGTCAACAGCAGCGGGTGAGTATTGCGCGTTCGCTCATTACAGAGCCTTCGGTTATTTTCGCAGACGAGCCTACAGGGAACCTGGATACAGAGACCGAGGAGGAAATTATTGCGATCCTGCAGCAGCTTAATCGAGATATGAATACGACGTTTGTTATTGTGACACATGAAGCGGAGGTTGCGGAGCAAATGCAGGCCGTGCTTACACTGCAGCATGGAATGCTGGTTGAAGAGGGCGTAAGGGAAGTTTGA
- a CDS encoding ABC transporter permease, producing MRIRDVIRMAWGQIIRRKMVTLLCMMGLSIGSAAMIIALSIGQSVQTYSEKTLNDNYKMDEITITPNEGIRTGKGSSGSGQTSKFERGALTLEKIRIIQRLPHVVAVAPMLKLDALDMVLPDGRSSYVEVVGTELDTLSGFGYRYAQGSGAGDGRIAVANYGATFGFMDPKVTQKLFEQLNADPYNNELLQQYTDMSSIQEQLMQQRVQFRYEDYSDGRKTKMSGSVRVSGELMKPSNMDDMSAQGEKRVYVPLDTARALQNELGLQQVDGTATKHLNSALVKVEDKRYVSRVEEQIKKLTLNTQSNLFQEEAMAGQMAMYQKAALGIGGFIMLLASLSIIVAMIMSTHQRRKQIGVMKVLGANLWQIRQMFITEAAMLGFMGGVAGVGIAFAALGGVNQLLASQMADQQNGPLTVVIQQSALPLGIMFAVLVGIVSGIYPAISASRTNALSVIKSM from the coding sequence GTGAGAATACGGGATGTAATACGTATGGCCTGGGGACAGATCATTCGCAGGAAAATGGTGACATTGCTGTGTATGATGGGGCTGTCCATCGGCTCTGCCGCCATGATCATTGCACTTAGTATAGGGCAGTCCGTACAGACATATAGCGAGAAAACATTGAATGACAATTACAAGATGGATGAAATTACGATTACGCCCAATGAAGGCATTCGTACCGGCAAAGGTAGCAGCGGAAGCGGTCAGACCTCGAAGTTTGAACGCGGTGCGTTGACCTTGGAAAAGATTCGGATTATCCAGAGACTTCCCCATGTTGTTGCTGTGGCGCCCATGTTGAAGCTGGATGCACTCGATATGGTGCTTCCCGACGGACGTAGTTCCTATGTGGAAGTTGTAGGTACGGAGCTGGATACGCTGAGCGGATTCGGATACCGTTATGCACAAGGAAGTGGTGCCGGGGACGGGCGGATTGCGGTGGCGAATTATGGGGCAACGTTCGGATTTATGGATCCCAAAGTCACCCAGAAATTATTCGAGCAGCTGAATGCTGATCCCTATAACAATGAGCTTTTGCAACAGTATACAGACATGTCGTCCATACAGGAGCAGCTGATGCAGCAGCGTGTTCAATTTCGCTATGAAGACTACTCGGATGGAAGGAAAACCAAAATGAGTGGATCGGTTCGGGTGTCTGGTGAACTGATGAAGCCTTCCAACATGGACGATATGAGTGCCCAGGGCGAAAAGAGGGTATACGTACCGCTTGATACGGCGCGCGCCTTGCAGAATGAGCTTGGGTTACAACAGGTGGACGGTACTGCGACCAAGCATCTCAACTCGGCACTGGTCAAGGTAGAGGATAAACGCTATGTATCCCGTGTTGAAGAACAGATTAAAAAGCTCACGTTAAACACACAGAGCAATCTGTTCCAGGAGGAAGCGATGGCAGGCCAGATGGCAATGTACCAAAAGGCGGCATTGGGCATAGGGGGCTTTATCATGCTGCTGGCCTCGCTGTCCATTATTGTGGCTATGATCATGTCTACACATCAGCGGCGCAAGCAGATTGGTGTCATGAAGGTGCTGGGAGCGAATCTGTGGCAGATTCGCCAGATGTTTATTACAGAAGCAGCAATGCTTGGATTCATGGGCGGCGTGGCTGGTGTGGGGATTGCGTTTGCAGCCCTTGGAGGGGTAAACCAATTGCTGGCGAGCCAGATGGCAGATCAACAAAATGGGCCGCTCACTGTAGTCATTCAGCAATCGGCTTTGCCGCTCGGCATCATGTTTGCTGTTCTGGTAGGTATTGTATCGGGTATCTATCCGGCGATCAGCGCATCCAGAACCAATGCTCTGAGTGTCATCAAGTCGATGTGA
- a CDS encoding efflux RND transporter periplasmic adaptor subunit: MKKWIKIIITVVLIAGASYWLYEKYKPKPAEPVEAPPQITFDVTQETMTQTIQVKGKSVYTDQTDIIAPYASNIQKWNVKNGEQVSKGDVLFTLDTSALQSEIDQLESDLAKARIELEVNEVSQNQADMSAPLGVTEEERKKAFADRESRILTNELSKKTLAIKEKELQKKQDIMSKGVVYAPASGIFQMNDPDSKTRMVTEGQLVGNIINMGKLKFMTIVGEDEMFKLKAGMPVQVRMTAQKETPFTGKVSIVSKFARKGASETNLKEASQFDVVIDLKPDPRMYGGVSLEGDIETARKDKAIVVSSLAIMRDQGEPYVLLSKGNGETEQKTIQTGMESGDKTEVLKGLKPGDIVVLP; the protein is encoded by the coding sequence ATGAAGAAATGGATCAAAATAATCATTACCGTTGTGCTCATAGCAGGCGCGAGCTACTGGCTATATGAGAAATATAAACCAAAGCCTGCCGAACCTGTGGAGGCTCCACCACAGATTACCTTTGATGTAACACAGGAAACTATGACACAAACGATCCAGGTTAAGGGCAAATCAGTATATACCGATCAGACGGATATCATCGCGCCATATGCCTCCAACATTCAGAAATGGAACGTGAAAAATGGGGAGCAGGTAAGCAAGGGAGATGTCCTGTTCACACTCGATACTTCAGCCCTGCAATCCGAAATAGATCAATTGGAGAGCGATCTGGCAAAGGCGCGAATTGAATTGGAGGTCAATGAGGTCAGCCAGAATCAGGCAGATATGAGCGCTCCGCTTGGCGTAACGGAGGAGGAACGTAAAAAGGCTTTTGCAGATCGGGAGAGCAGGATTTTGACTAACGAGCTGAGTAAAAAGACGTTGGCAATCAAGGAAAAGGAGTTACAGAAGAAGCAGGACATCATGAGCAAGGGTGTGGTCTATGCCCCCGCTTCCGGTATTTTTCAAATGAATGATCCAGACAGCAAAACACGGATGGTGACCGAAGGACAGTTAGTCGGGAACATTATCAATATGGGCAAACTGAAATTTATGACCATCGTCGGAGAAGATGAAATGTTCAAGCTTAAGGCGGGAATGCCTGTCCAGGTCCGAATGACAGCTCAGAAGGAGACCCCTTTTACTGGAAAGGTGAGCATTGTATCCAAATTTGCACGTAAAGGTGCGTCGGAAACGAACCTCAAGGAGGCTTCTCAGTTTGATGTTGTTATTGATCTGAAGCCTGACCCCAGAATGTATGGGGGCGTTAGTCTGGAAGGGGACATTGAAACGGCACGCAAGGACAAGGCTATTGTCGTATCCAGCTTGGCCATTATGCGAGATCAAGGAGAACCTTATGTTTTATTGAGCAAAGGGAACGGAGAGACGGAGCAAAAGACAATCCAAACAGGCATGGAGTCAGGAGACAAGACGGAAGTGCTTAAAGGATTAAAGCCGGGGGACATTGTGGTTCTTCCCTAA
- a CDS encoding glycoside hydrolase family 6 protein, with protein sequence MTKSKTLSRNGKVLRRSVKQMLAATLLAAGIFPGMAPGVTQAAEAHVDNPFVGATAYLNQDYSALVDTSIALTSDASLKAKMQTVKSYPTAVWIDRIDAINGGTNNAGRKSIEEHLDAALAQKKAGTPITASFVIYNLPGRDCHALASNGELPLTQAALQTYKTDYIDVIADIFADPKYQDIRIVAIIEPDSLPNLVTNLSTPACGQASSTGIYEAGVKYALDKLHAIPNVYNYLDIGHSGWLGWDNNRAGAVALYTSVVQGTAAGLNSADGFITNTANTTPLGEPNLPNPDLNIGGQPIKSAKFYEWNPYFDETDFTAALYADFVQAGWPTSTGFLIDTSRNGWGGVNRPTTATGSDINAYVNSGRVDRREHRGNWCNASGAGIGEAPKAAPGPAHLDAYVWAKPPGESDGSSSEIPNNEGKGFDRMCDPTFTTRDGVLTGALPNAPVSGHWFHDQFVMLVQNAFPILPASNGGGDPGEGTTAPAAPSTLTATAGNAQVSLSWTASTGATSYNVKRALSASGPFATIAAGVSGTSYANTGLTNGTTYYYVVSAVNAVGESTNSTVKSAVPVAGATAPAAPTALTATAGNAQVSLSWTASTGAASYNVKRATTVAGPFATVAAGVNGTSYTNTGLTNGTTYHYVVSAVNAAGESANSAAASATPQSVVVPTSDLVLQYRAGDTNAADSQIKPYFNIKNVGNTAVNLSDLKIRYYFSKEGTAAMDSAIDWAQVGGANIQQTFTDTYVELSFTSGAGAIQAGGQSGDIQLRMYKTDWSNFDESNDYSYDPTKTSYQDWSKVTLYQGGNLVWGIEP encoded by the coding sequence ATGACAAAATCGAAAACCTTATCGAGAAACGGAAAGGTCCTTCGCAGAAGTGTAAAACAAATGCTGGCAGCCACACTGCTCGCGGCAGGCATTTTCCCAGGCATGGCTCCAGGTGTGACCCAGGCGGCAGAAGCGCATGTGGATAATCCATTTGTCGGAGCTACGGCGTATTTAAATCAGGATTATTCAGCCCTCGTGGATACGTCCATTGCGCTCACCAGTGATGCTTCGTTAAAGGCCAAGATGCAAACGGTCAAATCTTACCCTACAGCAGTCTGGATTGACCGTATTGATGCTATAAATGGCGGGACGAACAATGCTGGACGCAAGAGTATTGAGGAGCATCTGGATGCTGCGCTTGCTCAAAAGAAAGCCGGCACACCGATTACTGCTTCGTTTGTTATTTACAATTTGCCCGGGCGGGACTGTCACGCACTCGCGTCCAACGGTGAATTGCCGCTGACACAAGCTGCTCTGCAGACGTATAAAACGGATTATATTGATGTGATCGCAGACATCTTTGCAGATCCGAAGTATCAGGACATTCGCATTGTGGCGATCATTGAGCCGGACAGTCTGCCTAACCTTGTGACCAACCTGAGTACGCCAGCTTGTGGTCAAGCCAGTTCAACAGGCATCTATGAAGCAGGTGTGAAGTATGCACTAGACAAGCTGCATGCCATTCCGAATGTGTACAATTATCTGGATATCGGCCATTCGGGCTGGCTCGGATGGGATAACAACCGTGCAGGTGCAGTCGCGCTGTACACAAGCGTTGTGCAAGGAACAGCCGCGGGTCTGAACAGTGCGGATGGTTTCATTACGAATACAGCAAATACCACACCGCTGGGAGAACCGAATCTGCCTAACCCGGATCTGAATATCGGTGGACAACCGATTAAGTCCGCCAAGTTTTATGAGTGGAACCCTTACTTTGACGAAACCGATTTCACAGCTGCGCTGTATGCCGACTTTGTGCAGGCAGGCTGGCCAACCAGCACTGGCTTCCTGATCGATACGAGCCGAAATGGCTGGGGAGGCGTCAATCGCCCGACAACCGCAACGGGCAGTGATATCAATGCCTACGTGAATTCCGGGCGCGTCGATCGCCGGGAGCATCGGGGGAACTGGTGTAACGCCAGTGGAGCTGGCATAGGTGAAGCCCCTAAGGCAGCACCGGGACCTGCCCATCTGGACGCATATGTATGGGCCAAGCCCCCAGGTGAGTCCGATGGATCAAGCTCCGAAATTCCGAACAACGAAGGCAAAGGTTTTGACCGGATGTGTGATCCAACATTCACGACTCGTGATGGAGTATTGACGGGGGCACTGCCTAACGCACCCGTGTCAGGTCACTGGTTCCATGATCAATTCGTCATGCTGGTGCAAAATGCATTCCCGATCCTGCCTGCCAGCAATGGCGGAGGGGATCCAGGCGAGGGAACAACAGCGCCAGCTGCTCCGTCAACACTGACTGCGACAGCGGGCAATGCACAGGTTTCCCTGAGCTGGACAGCCTCCACAGGAGCGACCAGTTATAACGTAAAGCGTGCGTTGAGTGCGTCCGGTCCATTTGCTACGATTGCTGCGGGCGTGAGCGGCACATCGTATGCCAACACAGGATTGACCAACGGGACAACCTACTATTATGTGGTTAGTGCCGTGAATGCCGTAGGTGAAAGTACTAACTCGACTGTAAAAAGTGCCGTACCGGTTGCAGGCGCGACTGCCCCTGCTGCACCAACTGCGCTGACAGCTACAGCAGGAAACGCACAGGTCTCCTTGAGCTGGACAGCCTCCACAGGAGCGGCTAGTTATAATGTGAAGCGGGCAACGACGGTCGCCGGACCATTCGCAACTGTTGCTGCGGGCGTGAATGGTACCTCTTATACGAACACAGGTCTGACCAACGGAACGACTTATCATTATGTCGTTAGTGCCGTAAACGCTGCCGGGGAAAGTGCCAATTCTGCCGCAGCTTCCGCTACACCGCAAAGTGTCGTTGTTCCGACCAGTGATCTGGTCCTGCAGTATCGGGCGGGAGATACCAATGCAGCAGATAGCCAGATCAAGCCGTATTTCAATATCAAAAATGTGGGCAACACGGCTGTAAACCTGAGTGATCTGAAGATTCGTTATTACTTCTCCAAAGAAGGCACGGCAGCGATGGACTCTGCAATTGACTGGGCTCAGGTTGGCGGTGCCAACATTCAGCAGACGTTCACCGATACGTATGTGGAACTGAGCTTCACTTCTGGAGCAGGTGCGATTCAGGCGGGTGGACAATCCGGGGATATCCAGCTCCGCATGTACAAAACGGACTGGAGCAACTTTGATGAATCCAATGATTATTCCTACGATCCAACCAAAACATCCTATCAGGACTGGAGCAAGGTGACCCTCTATCAAGGAGGTAATCTGGTCTGGGGAATTGAGCCTTAA